In the genome of Streptomyces sp. V2I9, one region contains:
- the leuA gene encoding 2-isopropylmalate synthase, protein MTTPVNPAGNAVGRPTPITNATQLQKPSGMPVHKYRGYEAVDIADRTWPDNRITVAPRWLSTDLRDGNQALIDPMSPARKREMFDLLVKMGYKEIEVGFPSSGETDFAFVRSIIEEGAIPEDVTISVLTQAREELIERTVESLVGARRATVHLYNATAPTFRRVVFRGSREEVKQIAVDGTRLVMEYAEKILGPETVFGYQYSPEIFTDTELDFALEVCEAVCDVWQPEEGREIILNLPATVERSTPSTHADRFEWMSRNLTRREHICLSVHPHNDRGTAVAAAELAIMAGADRIEGCLFGQGERTGNVDLVTLGMNLFSQGVDPQIDFSQIDEIRRTSEYCNQMEIHPRHPYAGDLVYTAFSGSHQDAIKKGFDAMERDAAARGKTVDEIEWAVPYLPIDPKDVGRSYEAVIRVNSQSGKGGIAYVLKNDHKLDLPRRMQIEFSRIIQAKTDAEGGEVTPTQIWSTFQDEYLPNAENAWGRVQLRSGQTTSDTDGTDTLTVEAVVDGVDTVLTGTGNGPISAFFEALQAIGIDARLLDYTEHTMSEGASAQAASYIECAIDGKVLWGIGIDANTTRASLKAVVSAVNRAAR, encoded by the coding sequence ATGACCACCCCCGTGAACCCCGCCGGCAACGCCGTGGGCCGCCCCACCCCGATCACCAACGCGACGCAGCTGCAGAAGCCGTCCGGGATGCCGGTCCACAAGTACCGCGGCTACGAGGCCGTCGACATCGCCGACCGCACCTGGCCGGACAACCGGATCACCGTGGCGCCCCGCTGGCTGTCCACCGATCTGCGCGACGGCAACCAGGCGCTGATCGACCCGATGTCCCCGGCCCGCAAGCGCGAGATGTTCGACCTGCTGGTGAAGATGGGCTACAAGGAGATCGAGGTCGGCTTCCCGTCCTCCGGCGAGACCGACTTCGCCTTCGTCCGCTCCATCATCGAAGAGGGCGCGATCCCCGAGGACGTGACGATCTCCGTCCTGACCCAGGCCCGCGAGGAGCTGATCGAGCGGACCGTGGAGTCGCTGGTCGGCGCCCGCCGCGCCACCGTCCACCTGTACAACGCCACCGCCCCGACCTTCCGCCGCGTCGTCTTCCGCGGCTCCCGCGAAGAGGTCAAGCAGATCGCGGTGGACGGCACCCGGCTGGTCATGGAGTACGCCGAGAAGATCCTGGGCCCGGAGACGGTCTTCGGCTACCAGTACAGCCCGGAGATCTTCACCGACACCGAGCTGGACTTCGCCCTGGAGGTCTGCGAGGCCGTCTGCGACGTGTGGCAGCCGGAGGAGGGCCGCGAGATCATCCTCAACCTGCCCGCCACCGTGGAGCGTTCGACGCCCTCCACGCACGCGGACCGCTTCGAGTGGATGTCCCGCAACCTGACCCGCCGCGAGCACATCTGCCTGTCGGTCCACCCGCACAACGACCGGGGCACCGCCGTCGCCGCCGCCGAACTGGCCATCATGGCGGGCGCCGACCGCATCGAGGGCTGCCTGTTCGGCCAGGGCGAGCGCACCGGCAACGTCGACCTGGTCACCCTGGGCATGAACCTGTTCTCCCAGGGCGTCGATCCGCAGATCGACTTCTCGCAGATCGACGAGATCCGCCGCACCAGCGAGTACTGCAACCAGATGGAGATCCACCCGCGCCACCCCTACGCGGGCGACCTCGTCTACACCGCCTTCTCCGGCTCCCACCAGGACGCCATCAAGAAGGGCTTCGACGCCATGGAGCGCGACGCCGCCGCCCGGGGGAAGACGGTCGACGAGATCGAGTGGGCCGTGCCGTACCTGCCGATCGACCCGAAGGACGTCGGCCGCTCCTACGAGGCCGTCATCCGGGTCAACTCGCAGTCCGGCAAGGGCGGGATCGCGTACGTCCTGAAGAACGACCACAAGCTGGACCTGCCGCGCCGGATGCAGATCGAGTTCTCCCGGATCATTCAGGCCAAGACCGACGCCGAGGGCGGCGAGGTCACCCCGACGCAGATCTGGTCCACCTTCCAGGACGAGTACCTGCCGAACGCCGAGAACGCCTGGGGGCGCGTCCAGCTGCGCTCCGGCCAGACCACCTCCGACACCGACGGCACCGACACCCTGACCGTCGAGGCGGTCGTGGACGGGGTGGACACCGTCCTGACCGGCACCGGCAACGGCCCGATCTCCGCGTTCTTCGAGGCGCTGCAGGCCATCGGCATCGACGCCCGGCTGCTGGACTACACCGAGCACACGATGAGCGAGGGCGCCAGTGCCCAGGCCGCCTCGTACATCGAGTGCGCCATCGACGGCAAGGTCCTGTGGGGCATCGGCATCGACGCCAACACCACCCGCGCCTCGCTGAAGGCGGTCGTCTCCGCCGTCAACCGCGCGGCCCGCTGA
- a CDS encoding M4 family metallopeptidase, whose amino-acid sequence MHLRTDGELNPVFCTIVPPHLLDHLSRSAEPRLADPARRTLAADALRRDHRRITALAATPVRHTAGAVPSKPHRTLYDCENGSTLPGTQVRDEGDKPTSDASVNRAYAGLGATFDLLLSAYGRSSIDGRGLPLIGSVHYGQEYNNAFFDGEQMVFGDGDGEIFLDFTVAVDVIAHELAHGLTQYTANLRYEGQSGALNESVSDVFGSLVKQHSLGQSAEQADWLIGSGLLAPGVSGKALRSMKAPGTAYDDDVLGKDPQPGSMADYIETTEDNGGVHLNSGIPNRAFYLTATALGGNSWERAGQIWFDVLTGGELTADADFAQFARLTVAAAGDRFGEADEREAVLKAWSEVGVPTRA is encoded by the coding sequence ATGCACCTTCGAACCGACGGCGAGCTCAACCCCGTCTTCTGCACCATCGTTCCGCCTCACCTCCTCGACCACCTCTCCCGGTCGGCCGAACCCCGGCTCGCCGATCCGGCCCGCCGCACGCTGGCGGCCGACGCCCTGCGCCGCGACCACCGCCGGATCACGGCGCTGGCCGCGACACCGGTCCGGCACACCGCGGGCGCGGTCCCCTCCAAACCGCACCGCACCCTGTACGACTGCGAGAACGGCTCCACGCTGCCGGGCACCCAGGTCCGCGACGAGGGCGACAAGCCCACCTCCGACGCCAGCGTCAACCGCGCCTACGCCGGACTCGGGGCCACCTTCGACCTGCTGCTCTCGGCGTACGGGCGCAGTTCGATCGACGGCCGGGGCCTGCCGCTGATCGGCTCCGTGCACTACGGCCAGGAGTACAACAACGCCTTCTTCGACGGCGAGCAGATGGTCTTCGGCGACGGTGACGGCGAGATCTTCCTGGACTTCACCGTCGCGGTCGACGTGATCGCCCACGAACTGGCCCACGGCCTCACGCAGTACACCGCCAACCTCCGGTACGAGGGCCAGTCCGGCGCGCTCAACGAGTCCGTGTCCGACGTCTTCGGCTCGCTGGTGAAGCAGCACTCGCTGGGCCAGAGCGCCGAACAGGCGGACTGGCTGATCGGCTCCGGACTGCTCGCCCCCGGCGTCAGCGGGAAGGCGCTGCGCTCGATGAAGGCGCCGGGCACGGCGTACGACGACGACGTCCTCGGCAAGGACCCGCAGCCCGGCTCCATGGCGGACTACATCGAGACGACGGAGGACAACGGCGGGGTCCACCTCAACTCCGGCATCCCGAACCGGGCGTTCTACCTCACCGCCACCGCGCTGGGCGGCAACTCCTGGGAGCGCGCCGGGCAGATCTGGTTCGACGTGCTGACCGGCGGCGAGCTGACGGCCGACGCGGACTTCGCGCAGTTCGCCCGGCTGACGGTCGCGGCGGCGGGCGACCGCTTCGGCGAGGCGGACGAACGGGAGGCGGTCCTCAAGGCATGGTCCGAGGTGGGCGTCCCCACCCGCGCCTGA
- a CDS encoding protealysin inhibitor emfourin, with product MRIQVSRTGGFAGIARRGELDTEGREDASAWRSLAEQALSSARNTPPTGAPDGFRYEITVDGTTVYCADPDLTGAQRTLISRVLEEGA from the coding sequence ATGCGTATTCAGGTCAGCCGGACCGGCGGCTTCGCCGGCATCGCCCGGCGCGGCGAACTCGACACCGAAGGCCGCGAGGACGCCTCCGCATGGCGGTCGCTCGCCGAACAGGCACTCTCCTCGGCCCGGAACACCCCGCCCACCGGGGCACCGGACGGCTTCCGGTACGAGATCACGGTCGACGGGACCACCGTGTACTGCGCTGACCCCGATCTGACCGGGGCGCAGCGCACGCTGATCTCACGCGTCCTCGAGGAGGGCGCGTGA